One window of the Salvia miltiorrhiza cultivar Shanhuang (shh) chromosome 6, IMPLAD_Smil_shh, whole genome shotgun sequence genome contains the following:
- the LOC130988314 gene encoding RNA-binding protein involved in heterochromatin assembly dri1-like, which translates to MSRDGGDWMCQACQHINFKKREACQRCGCPKFATPPEVEAYAAAQRTEVMAGDWYCSGMNCGAHNYASRSTCYRCGTAKAYYGYGAPDAAGYTYDAVPGWKTGDWICNRLGCAMHNYASRSECYKCKTPRE; encoded by the exons ATGAGCAGAGACGGAGGAGATTGGATGTGCCAGGCGTGCCAGCACATCAACTTCAAGAAACGGGAGGCGTGCCAGCGCTGCGGCTGCCCCAAGTTCGCCACGCCGCCGGAGGTGGAGGCCTACGCCGCCGCCCAGAGAACCGAGGTCATGGCCGGAGACTGGTATTGCAGCGGCATGAACTGCGGCGCCCACAACTACGCCAGCCGAAGCACCTGCTACCGCTGCGGCACCGCCAAGGCCTACTACGGCTACGGCGCTCCTGATGCTGCTGGCTATACCTACGACGCCGTTCCCGGCTGGAAAACCGGCGACTGGATTTGCAATCG ACTAGGATGTGCCATGCACAACTACGCTAGCAGGTCGGAATGCTATAAATGCAAGACGCCTAGAGAGTGA
- the LOC130988315 gene encoding glucan endo-1,3-beta-glucosidase 8: MERRRSNDHQNVVILLGVMTMLTATSSSSSSSSASSSSVGVNWGTMATHQLSAASVVDMLKDNGFDKVKLFDADETILDALSGTDIEIMLAVPNYMLAEMSSDASAAASWVDANVTAYAYPGGVNIKYVAVGNEPFLKTYNGTYLQQTLPALKNIQEAINNAGLGSKIKATVPFNADIYNSPESNPVPSAGDFRPEIRDLTVQIVQYLYSNDAPFVVNIYPFLSLYSNAYFPLDFAFFDGSNKPLRDGSSAYTNVFDANLDTLLWSLSRAGYPDMKIIVGEVGWPTDGDRHANIQSARRFNQGLIEHVMSGQGTPLRKGRIDVYLFSLIDEDAKSIAPGSFERHWGMFEFDGKPKYELDLSGSQQSRGLVAVQGVRYMVRRWCVLDPRAEDMEWELAKNIDYACSLSDCTALGYGSSCNHLSVQGNASYAFNMYYQLKDQNEWDCDFSGLAVITDQDPSDSTCRFPVMIAYGNRPVLMLHKKLVNVLLVVLQGCIVFLLLVS, translated from the exons ATGGAGCGAAGACGGTCAAATGATCATCAAAATGTGGTGATTTTGTTGGGTGTGATGACGATGTTGACGgcgacatcatcatcatcatcatcatcatcagcaAGCAGCAGTAGCGTGGGAGTGAACTGGGGCACAATGGCAACACACCAGTTGTCTGCTGCGAGCGTTGTTGATATGCTGAAAGACAACGGTTTCGACAAGGTGAAGCTCTTCGACGCCGACGAGACCATCTTGGACGCATTGTCCGGCACCGATATCGAGATCATGCTCGCCGTCCCCAACTACATGCTCGCCGAGATGAGCTCCgacgcctccgccgccgcctcctggGTCGATGCCAACGTCACCGCCTATGCCTATCCCGGTGGAGTCAAcatcaa GTACGTAGCCGTGGGGAATGAGCCCTTTCTGAAGACGTACAACGGCACCTACTTGCAGCAGACCCTGCCGGCGTTGAAGAACATCCAGGAAGCGATCAACAACGCCGGCCTGGGATCCAAGATCAAGGCCACTGTTCCGTTCAACGCCGACATCTACAACTCGCCGGAATCCAACCCGGTGCCGTCCGCGGGCGACTTCCGCCCGGAGATACGCGATCTGACGGTCCAGATCGTGCAGTACCTGTACTCGAACGACGCCCCCTTCGTGGTCAACATCTACCCGTTTCTGAGCCTCTACAGCAACGCCTACTTCCCCCTCGACTTCGCCTTCTTCGACGGCTCCAACAAGCCGCTCCGGGACGGGAGCAGCGCGTACACCAACGTGTTCGACGCCAATCTGGATACCCTGCTCTGGTCCCTGAGCAGAGCAGGGTACCCCGATATGAAGATCATAGTGGGGGAGGTGGGATGGCCCACCGACGGCGACAGGCATGCAAACATACAGAGCGCGAGGAGGTTCAACCAGGGCCTAATCGAGCACGTGATGAGCGGGCAGGGCACGCCTCTGAGAAAAGGCCGAATAGATGTGTATCTATTCAGCCTGATCGACGAGGACGCCAAGAGCATCGCCCCAGGGAGCTTCGAGCGCCACTGGGGGATGTTCGAGTTCGACGGGAAGCCTAAATACGAGCTCGATCTCTCGGGCTCGCAGCAGAGCAGGGGCCTGGTGGCCGTGCAGGGGGTGCGCTACATGGTGCGGCGGTGGTGCGTGCTGGACCCGCGCGCCGAGGATATGGAGTGGGAGCTGGCGAAGAACATAGACTACGCGTGCAGCCTGTCGGACTGCACGGCGCTGGGGTACGGGTCGTCGTGCAATCACCTGAGCGTGCAGGGGAACGCGTCGTACGCCTTCAACATGTACTATCAGCTGAAGGATCAGAACGAGTGGGACTGCGATTTCTCGGGGCTGGCCGTCATCACGGACCAGGATCCCTCCGATAGCACCTGCAGGTTTCCGGTCATGATTGCGTACGGCAATCGCCCCGTGCTCATGCTGCACAAGAAATTGGTTAACGTTTTGCTTGTGGTTCTTCAAGGCTGTATAGTGTTTCTGCTTCTTGTGTCTTAG